cttcaacaaatataaattgataaatagaaaatattataaatgaatattttatttattaataaatttatataacatataaataatatataaaattgtataatttattaatttaagatatttaatatgttgttttttaagatattaatttatttgtattatgataaatttatctttatcgaaataatagtatatttttAAGCCGTAGTTGGTAACTgagattttaattataatttttttttacttttaaatttaattaaaaactattaaattacaatttattattgaaattaaaaatataaactttaataataaattatttatatttaaacttaaatatttaGTAGTagttcaacaaacataaattaataaatagaagatattataaatgaatgttttatttattaataaattaataatcttaacataataaacttatataacatataaataatatataaaattgtataatttattaatttaaaatatttaatttgttgttttttaagatattaatttatttgtattatgacaaatttatctttatcaaaataatagtatactcttAAGCCGTAGttgtcattaaaaaatattttttttcatcattttagttaaagcTGCAGTTGCCAATTGCAACTTTAGTTCAAAACTGAAGCCCTAGTTGCCAACTACGGCTTCAACTAAAATGacgaaaaaaaaatattttttaatgacatgGCGTCTACGTGGCACCAAAGAGGTcaatttgaacataagtttcaaAAAGTGGTTAgatgttacaattttttttaaaaaatgagccattttgacccaaaactcatGTTTTGTACCTAGTTGGgcctaaaaattaatatttgaccCATAAAAGTTGtataattgatggaaatgatataaaatgtgaaaagaccaatatatcctttaaaactattttaattattttctaccacaatatttgataaaattttttatcttaattttttttaataattattctgaaaatttattatttttagaaaactaatttttttaaaatatattaaaaaaatatatcatttaaaaaaaataattttgacatatgtttagttattttttacatacataattttaaatatatatatttttcaagatatttgatttttaaataataataataataatttatttttatttttttggaaaagggtgtatttttttccaaatcactaaattaaattaaattttattgaggtttacaaaaaaaatataatttaaattaatatttttttacttttttttttcataatcaataaatatcatttttggaaagataaaaaattcatatcattcttctcaatttttcaCACTTCCTCTAGATTTTGGGCTTAAACAAGTGAATTCATATggaccaaaacttaatttttggattAAATTTGGTCCAAAATACAATTTTctaaatgaattaatttatcaattgaTTGTTAGTTAAGATAGTTTGTGACATGTTCAATAGTCAAATAGTTTAAAAGAAAGGATTGGACCGGGAAGACCATCAATCGATGATTGGACCGATCAAGTCGATCAATTGatcctattttcaaaacattgttttttatttaattctatttatttataaattatcattttttaatatggtCAAAGAAAACATCTAGGTTGCAATTGTTTCTATGGTGAATATAGTGGCTAGGTAGGTTTAGAGCATCTCTTAGCATGTGAAGAAAGTCATCCATCCATTCACtctctcatattcaaaatagaataatttttaaaaagaaaaatggaaaataaaaaattgtttttttttttaattttaattttaatttttaatttttttcttttaggggAGGATCTCCGTAACGTTCCAACAACACAAAATCCCAAAGGGGTCCCACCCCTGTTGAAAATCAAAGCAAAAATGCCATAAAGCAAGGCTCTAGCCGTTGCACACAATCTTGAAGAAGAAGACAAGAAATAAAGCCCTAAAGGCAACAGGCTCCACTCTGCCATCTCTCCAAACCTTCTTTTCTCTTCCAATGGcgcatttttcttttctctctgaCACTGACGACTCGGCCGTGGAAGAGATCATCTCCCAAGCCAATGATCTCTTAATTCTCGAACAAGTTGCTGCCATCAACTGCTCTGCCTTCTCTGATTCCGTTCTCCCCACTGAGCTAGAGACCCGCTTCAGCAAACTTAAATCCTTCCCATCCTCCAAAAATTCCGGTTTGAGGACTGAGCTGAGGACCCGCTCGGCCAAGGGTGGAACTGGGTCGGAGTGTGATGATGAAGCCGCAGTTTTCCCGCCTTCCAAACAGAACCCATGTGGCAGACTGAAGGGAGGTTTCGGGTTTTCGCCTGGGGAAGGGGATCCAGATGGGAAAAGTGTGGTTTTCTCGCCTTCCAAAAAAAATGGGGGAGCCGACGAAAATGCCATGTTCTCGCCTGGGAAGGAAAACCCAGAGGGGAACTTTTCTGGGTCGAAGAGAAATGTGATTTTTTCGCCTTCCAAACAATACCCAGATGAGAATTTCACAGGgtcaaagaaaaatatgatgttcTCGCCATCCAAACAGACTCCAACTGAGAAAAAGAGCGGTCTGAGAAACCCAAATTCAGGCTCTCTCTCTTCCCCCTCTTCTGATTCCTCCGACTTCTCTATGGATTCTCGACCGCCCCCTCAGAAAACTGGTTGCTTCTTGTGCTCCCTTAAAAGCCCTTCCAAGAAGAAGAGCAAGAAAAATCAGAGCTGGAGCAAAAAGGATGAACTTGTATCAGATTTGAGCATTTTCACAGAGAAATCACAGAGGAAAATTCTGAAGAAGGCCatgaaagaggaagagaaaatCAACAGAGAAGCTGAGAAAATTGTGAAGTGGGCCAAGCAGGCTTCAGCAAGAATGAATATTTCAGACATTGAAGATGGGCTGAGTGATGATGACAAGTTCAAATGAGCTCTCTGAGTCAGCTCATTGATGCAttaataagtaaattaaatttttttttttgggtataaaAATTATGGTATACAATTTGGTTCATATCGAAAGAGGATTGGAAAATTTTATGTAGTTTGGATGCTTTGTAAAAGAGTTTTCATTTGTATCTCATATTaaggctttttcttttttctttttcttttttgtaataTCTTTGTGTGGATTAATTACGagaagtgaaaaaataaaaaataataaatcaagaGCCTCTCATTTGGTTAACTGGACTGAAACatcttattacttaaaatagagtttttgaaaaaataataaattgatcCAAATTAAGTCCAAAATCAATCATATTGGTtcgatttttaataataaaaatgatcgATTCGATTTGAGAAGAATTTTAAAAACCGATTTTATCTATTcgattttaaaacttatatataataatttgacatttgataaaaaaatttattttagattctattaaaataattcatggtcaaattaattttaaatacattCAATACGCTTTAACATCAAATCCAAgttaatttcaattaattttaaaaacaaattagactTAAAACTTAATATAAACACAAAATTAATAAGTTTTGGATTTAAAGCAAACACAAATTGACAATTGGGTTGGGGgctaaaaaaaacattaaattggaTCGAAACCGATCTACGAAAACTGAACCAAATCGATCTTAAaatgtttggtttggtttggttttttacttcaaatttgagtaattcaatttctttcacataTAAAACCAATTATATCAATTCAATGCATTTTTTTACTCAAAAAATGATCGATCCAACCTTATTTACATTCCAAATTATTACTTCCTTTCAAATCCATTAACATGGCTCTATATTTATGTGAATTctataatgaaattttaaattttagaaaaaataatgataaaaataaaaataaaaagataactGTAGACCCAATCCAGCCAAAAGTGTACCCTATTTCAATTGGCATGATGTTACCTGCCACCCAACTCTTCCCCAATTGCACAGTCCCCTCCATCTCCATTTCTTTTCAAACCTgtcaaaagaaaaatgggtCCAAACACCTCATCATCAAGCAATTTGAGAGACTTAAAAAAAACGCTAACTATTGTGGAGATTATGACCTTACCACCAATCAACATACCTCTAGTCTTCTTCAATATTGGATGCTTCTCGTCACTAGTCAATACTGCTAAAACCCCCTGTTTTCTCCATAGCTGAGTACCCAGAAGAATCATCCATCATATGCCAAGCACACCCTTTCAGAATTCAGCAAAAATCAAAGAGGGATTCCGAATATGAAGCCTCAGTCTCCACCAAGACAAGTGTGCTGTTTCTGGTACTCTTCCAAGAGAAGCGGGCACAGAAAAAAGAGCAAGAGGAGTCCTGAGGTTTCGGTATCAAACATGGAGGATGTGAACTTGTTTTCGGTTGAAGAACAAGAGCAGATGCTGAAGGCAGCGATGCAGGAGGAGGAGAGGATTACTAAGGAGGCTCAGAGGGTTGTGACCTGGGTCAAGCAAGAATCAGCTAGAATGGATGTTTCTGCAGTCAAAGCGGTTATAAATGATGGTTGAGACATCTCAGATCATTGTTTTCCGTTTTCATTTTCTGGGTTTTGATTTGTAATCTTGAACCGTCAATAAGAtaaaagtttgaagaaaaaaagacaGGTCTTAGATGACTTTGGATCATTTTTCCTTGATACACTTTTGTTTGACCAATCTCAGTCTATGTTAATATGAACAGTTGTTACAATTGGCAAGAAACTgagaaagaaaaccaaacaaAGATTATTCTAGGATGTGAAATCGCAAACTTAGTACCCTTTTTTATGCATGTATTCACGATGGGTCCAGCCAACTGCAGCATTCAGTTGGAAGATAAAAAAATGCCTGTGGTGTTTCCTGAGCAGTGAAATAAGATGcaaaattcaaagagaaaagCACACATGGGAATCAAGATATCTGGCATGAATTAACAATAATCTAAGCATCCAGAGTAAAGGCAAAATAACCAAGGGACAGGTATGTTGTACTAATTTCTCAAGAATAACTTGGGTTTTATGCCTGCTCTCTCACATACCACATCAGTCAGGGAATGGGGGAAAAAGAACGATGTCTCGGAAAGTATACTCAATTTCCAGGAAGGTGATATGACAATTCATCATGACAGAACAGGAGGCAAGAATGAAGCGTGACAAACCTTTGTGGGATAAAACTCTTTTCTGACAGTGCCTTTTCTAACCTCTCAAGTAATTTGAACGCCAAATAACTTTTGATCCTGCAAACAGAACCAGTGTTTATAGAATCAAGTTAGATTGTGCCAACCatgaaagaagggaaaaaaaggatAATACAAGAAAtacttttttctatttattaattgaatttgGGATCCCACAACCATCTCACAACTTGTGTGGTAGGCTCATCTTCTTTTCAACAAGCAGCAACAGCCCAAGGATGTGCCTATCCCTTGGGGTTCTGTCTAAATGATAATTTTGCACAGCATCGGCTCCATACCTTTGATGACTAGTTTATATATGAGTTGAATGGATTTTCAGCCTCGACTTCCATGttttatgattatttatatgtttgtgTGCAGTCAGATTCTAAGCTGCTAGCTCTATGTTCTGCTTTGTAATTATGAGCTTTTGTCATCACAAAGCTAAAAGCTCTGATTCTTGAAGTAGGTacaaagaagatgatgatttattGAAATTCATGCAGTCAACACCAAGACAAGTAATAAATGAATCAATGCTTAGTACATATAACAGGCAACACTCAAAACACATGCACCACTACAAACCACCACTCTCTGAAGATCATTTCAATAGAACAGTCCCACAGAGAATACACGGTACCAATTTGAATTTGTGAAGAACTAACTCAGAAAATCAAATCAGAACCCATGGCTGCTTGAATACTTAACAATGGTCAAGGGGCAAGCTCCATGGATCATTACATATTTGGTCACACTCCCAGCAGTGCCCTGTTTTAAATCTATCCATTCATAAAACTTTGTTGTTGTGAGTGACCCAAGTTCATTGATTCTAGCATGCTAACAATATGAACAGAGCATGCAATTGCTCAAAATTATTAGTGGAACAGGTAGACCaatcaagtaataaataaagtttGCCTTGCTGGTGA
This DNA window, taken from Vitis vinifera cultivar Pinot Noir 40024 chromosome 2, ASM3070453v1, encodes the following:
- the LOC100251001 gene encoding uncharacterized protein LOC100251001 produces the protein MAHFSFLSDTDDSAVEEIISQANDLLILEQVAAINCSAFSDSVLPTELETRFSKLKSFPSSKNSGLRTELRTRSAKGGTGSECDDEAAVFPPSKQNPCGRLKGGFGFSPGEGDPDGKSVVFSPSKKNGGADENAMFSPGKENPEGNFSGSKRNVIFSPSKQYPDENFTGSKKNMMFSPSKQTPTEKKSGLRNPNSGSLSSPSSDSSDFSMDSRPPPQKTGCFLCSLKSPSKKKSKKNQSWSKKDELVSDLSIFTEKSQRKILKKAMKEEEKINREAEKIVKWAKQASARMNISDIEDGLSDDDKFK
- the LOC109124006 gene encoding uncharacterized protein LOC109124006, with amino-acid sequence MKPQSPPRQVCCFWYSSKRSGHRKKSKRSPEVSVSNMEDVNLFSVEEQEQMLKAAMQEEERITKEAQRVVTWVKQESARMDVSAVKAVINDG